A stretch of DNA from Brevibacterium sp. CBA3109:
GCGCTGTGGCACACCCGCAAGGGCCTGTTCACAGCCGTCGCCGGCAACCGTCCCTCGGGGACAGCCGCACTGCTCGAGGACATCGCCGTCCCGGTCGACCGCCTCGGCGAGACCTGCACTGCTCTGAGCGAGCTGTTCGACCAATACGACTACTCCGATGCCGTGATCTTCGGGCATGCGAAGGACGGCAACATCCACTTCATGATCACCGAGGAATTCGGGAGTGGAACCGACGGCGAGGACTTCGACCTCGACCGGTACGAAGCATTCACCGAGAAGATGGTCGACCTCGTCCTCTCCCGTGGGGGAACGCTCAAGGCCGAGCACGGCACCGGGCGGATCATGGCCCCATTCGTCAGGCGTCAGGTCGGTGACGATCTCTACGCCGTGATGCTGCGGGTCAAGGAACTCCTCGACCCGCAGTCCCTGCTCAACCCAGGCGTCCTGCTCAGCGATGATCCGAAGGCCCATCTGCGCAATCTCAAGACAACACCGACCACCGAGGCGGAGGTCGACCGCTGTGTCGAATGCGGATACTGCGAACCGGTATGTCCGAGCCGCGACCTCACCCTGACTCCGCGAGAACGCATCGTTCTGCGACGCGAGATCGCCCGTGCCGAGGCGGCAGGGGATGAGGAGCTGACCCGGACCCTGCGCAGCGAGTACGACTACGACGGCATCGACACCTGCGCCGTCGACGGCATGTGCCAGACGGCGTGCCCGGTCTTCATCAACACCGGGGACCTAGTGCGCAGGCTGCGTCAGGAGAACACGAACAAGATCGAAGAGACTGGCTGGAACACTGCAGCCAAAGCATGGGGGCTGGTCAGCTCGGTCGGGGGAGTGGCATTGAGCTCGGCGAAGGTGATGCCCACGCAGCTGCCAGCAGCGGCCACAGCCATCGGTCGCAAGATCCTGGGTGATGACACAGTGCCCGGCTACTCCGACGATCTTCCAGTCGGGGGTTCCAGGCGCGTGGCTGTCTCGGCGCAGAATCCTGACGTCGTATGGTTCTCCAGCTGCACAAACACGATGTTCGGACTAGAAGATGGTGGAAGTGGTGACGGGGTTGCCGGTGCCTTCCGCCGCCTGTGCGAACGAGCCGGGGTCTCTCTGCGCACGCCGCGCGGCATTCCCTCTCTGTGCTGCGGCACCCCGTGGAAGTCGAAGGGGATGGCCGAGGGATATGCCACGATGCGCAAGTACGTGCGCATAGAGTTGTGGGCGGCCACCGACGGCGGACGAATCCCCGTCGTCTGCGATGCGTCCTCCTGCACAGAGGGACTGCGAGTGCTCCTCGGCGACGCGACGGACAGGGGCGACGCGACCGACAAGGACGCAGCGGAGGAATTCGAGATCATCGACGCCGTGGCCTTCGCCACGCAGGCGCTGCTCCCTGCACTGCAGGATCGGGGAGCGCTCTCGACCGAGCATCGTCTGCCGTCGATCACCCTCCACCCGACATGCTCGTCGACCCAACTGGGGCTCAACGA
This window harbors:
- a CDS encoding FAD-binding and (Fe-S)-binding domain-containing protein, translating into MSLLSPADTGLTDHLRAAVDEVGTRASDRLAAAHDASHYLLTPQAVVKPHNRDEVAALFAASQKSGVPMTFRSGGTSLSGQSVSDGVLVDTRRHFRDIEVLDDGARVRCGPGAVVRAVNARLLRHGRKLGPDPASEVACTIGGVVANNSSGMACGIEANTYRTLDSAVLVLPSGTVVDTSAADADEQLRIREPAIHAGLLELRDRIRTDAEAVETITRLHSIKNTMGYGLNSFLDHDEPVRILEHLVIGSEGTLAFVAEATFRTVPLLAHASTGLLVFDDLPAATSALPEIIATGAATVELLDATSLRVAQRDEKCPEEIRDLDVDAHCALLVEFQEETEEGLDQVVSEALPILEAFSLSRPAELTVDPRRRSALWHTRKGLFTAVAGNRPSGTAALLEDIAVPVDRLGETCTALSELFDQYDYSDAVIFGHAKDGNIHFMITEEFGSGTDGEDFDLDRYEAFTEKMVDLVLSRGGTLKAEHGTGRIMAPFVRRQVGDDLYAVMLRVKELLDPQSLLNPGVLLSDDPKAHLRNLKTTPTTEAEVDRCVECGYCEPVCPSRDLTLTPRERIVLRREIARAEAAGDEELTRTLRSEYDYDGIDTCAVDGMCQTACPVFINTGDLVRRLRQENTNKIEETGWNTAAKAWGLVSSVGGVALSSAKVMPTQLPAAATAIGRKILGDDTVPGYSDDLPVGGSRRVAVSAQNPDVVWFSSCTNTMFGLEDGGSGDGVAGAFRRLCERAGVSLRTPRGIPSLCCGTPWKSKGMAEGYATMRKYVRIELWAATDGGRIPVVCDASSCTEGLRVLLGDATDRGDATDKDAAEEFEIIDAVAFATQALLPALQDRGALSTEHRLPSITLHPTCSSTQLGLNEDLSALAGSIAEEANVPDSWGCCAFAGDRGMLHPELTASATKDEAAEVESIGAAIHASTNRTCEIGMTRATGKHYRHILEALDELVGQARI